A genome region from Helicobacter jaachi includes the following:
- a CDS encoding M23 family metallopeptidase, whose translation MDNKRLILVSIGVVFAVIAGLIIFSSIIFETDAPKVHNETLPTHWNLTDEVQVRFDDESGIRHYRIQTIFDGEILSDEKEIILNKPKSVNITLPKPSTTLKNGTTLQYKIQVTDWSNAHFFGGNTASVELNLIVDTTPPSIKTVAQSFQIARGGSAVVAVEIKDMALKHVRINNGTDDFALFKYIDDVYVGIIAWPLKNMFFNAQVIATDKAGNTTKQTIPITRNINVPYYRSNIRVQENFLNGKLNELIAQIDKKLVKDFDNDVERFVFFNENIRSEDEHRILKACSDLSSNKSYIDEHFRAFVPLKGSKVVGSFGDYRIYYLDKEKISEATHLGIDVASVKNAPIIASNRGVVLLKSHLGLYGNTLLVYHGFGISSIYAHMSASNVEVSDEVHIGQEMGKTGTTGWAFGDHLHFGILVQGHFVRLNEWLDQKWVDENIINVLNKARSWTQGN comes from the coding sequence ATGGATAATAAACGATTGATTTTGGTGAGCATAGGCGTGGTGTTTGCAGTGATTGCTGGGCTTATTATTTTTAGCTCTATTATTTTTGAGACTGATGCGCCCAAAGTCCATAATGAAACGCTACCCACACACTGGAATCTTACAGATGAAGTGCAAGTGCGCTTTGATGATGAGAGCGGCATACGACATTATCGCATACAAACCATTTTTGATGGCGAGATTCTAAGCGATGAAAAAGAAATCATTCTAAATAAGCCAAAATCTGTGAATATCACCTTGCCAAAGCCCTCCACAACGCTCAAAAATGGTACAACTTTGCAGTATAAAATTCAAGTTACAGACTGGAGCAATGCGCATTTTTTTGGCGGCAATACCGCTAGTGTAGAGCTTAATCTCATCGTAGATACCACGCCACCTAGCATTAAAACCGTTGCGCAATCTTTCCAAATCGCGCGTGGTGGGAGTGCTGTTGTCGCTGTGGAGATAAAAGATATGGCACTAAAGCATGTGCGCATTAATAATGGCACCGATGATTTTGCGCTGTTTAAGTATATAGATGATGTGTATGTGGGTATTATTGCTTGGCCTTTGAAAAATATGTTTTTTAATGCTCAAGTGATTGCTACAGATAAAGCGGGCAATACTACAAAGCAAACTATTCCCATTACGCGCAATATCAATGTGCCTTACTACCGCTCAAATATCCGCGTGCAAGAAAATTTCCTAAATGGAAAGCTCAATGAACTCATCGCGCAAATTGATAAAAAATTAGTCAAAGATTTTGATAATGATGTTGAACGATTTGTATTTTTTAATGAAAACATACGCAGTGAGGACGAGCATAGAATCTTAAAAGCCTGCAGTGATTTAAGCTCAAATAAAAGCTATATTGATGAGCATTTTCGTGCCTTTGTGCCGCTGAAAGGCTCAAAGGTAGTGGGGAGCTTTGGGGATTATCGCATTTATTATCTTGACAAAGAAAAAATTAGCGAGGCTACGCATTTGGGCATTGATGTAGCAAGTGTGAAAAATGCGCCCATTATTGCAAGCAATAGAGGCGTGGTGCTGCTTAAAAGTCATCTTGGGCTATATGGGAATACGCTGCTAGTTTATCATGGATTTGGTATCTCATCTATTTATGCGCATATGTCGGCAAGCAATGTTGAAGTGAGCGATGAGGTGCATATCGGGCAAGAAATGGGTAAAACAGGCACGACAGGCTGGGCATTTGGTGACCATTTGCATTTTGGAATCTTAGTGCAAGGGCATTTTGTGAGGCTTAATGAATGGCTTGACCAAAAGTGGGTAGATGAGAATATCATTAATGTGCTAAATAAAGCGCGCTCATGGACGCAGGGCAACTAA